The genome window GTAAAAACAACAATGGTATTATGACTGGTGTATCAGAGAGACACAGGGTAGACTGAACTGTAACACGACATTGTGGCTAAGCTATGACCTTGTCCAGTTTATTTAATTTACCCCAACATGTGGATTTTACCTTGGTTTGAACTCAGTGCTAATACTAATGGAAGGACTGCTAAGTAAACTCCACAAAAAAAGacacatccctttttcaggacactgtctttcaaaggtaatttgtaaaaatccaaataacttcacagatcttcattgtaaagggttaaaacagttttccatgcttgttcaatgaaccatcaacaatgaacatgcacctgcggaacggttgttaagacactaagtttaggtaggcaattaaggtcacagttatgaaaacttaggacactaaagaggcctctcTACTGActgtgaaaaacaccaaaaggaaGACGCCCAGGGTCCcttctcatctgcgtgaacgttgataagggaatttatatgtttaaggtaatgactaaagaatttcaccctgaaacgtaattattagattatgtaacatgtatTATGAATAATTAGACAAACGTAACTATTAGATTGTAACATGTATAATAAATAATTAGAGTGATAAACTTAAGTCCAATAAGGTTTGGCCGAGACTAGTAAGGGTGAGAAATGTGTGTGCGTGACTAAGAAAATACAGAGGACAATTAAACTATTCATCCCCTGACCTGGTTAGAACCCTAAGAAACTTACGACAGGAAAGGGAGTCCTGTCAAGGTCCCTCTAATCTCGGGAGGATAGAACTGTCAGCTTGGTAGTGATAGATGAGGAATGCGGACTGCGGGGAAAGATACATCCCACCTACTGTTTGTGGGTCTGTATGTGCGTGTAAGGAGGTGGGGGAAATGGGAGTTATTAAATGTCATGTATTTGCATTCTTgactttagaacgttctctgaataaactgtacggaCCTTTTGAGTcgttgcctaattattattaaacccagggtcttacaaacctcggggattggtcaaagcctaaataattgttagttatcatcattgggattTAAATTCTTGTGacaacgtgccttaggcatgctgcaaggaggcatgaggactgcagatgtggccaggtcaataaattgcaatgtccgtactgtgagacgcctaagacagcactacagggagacaggacagacagctgattttcttcgcagtggcagaccatgtgtaacacctgtacaggatcggtacgtccaaacatcacacctgcgggacaggtacaggatggcaacaacagctgCCCGTTTGtgccaggaacgcacaatccctccatcagtgctcagactgtccgcaataggctgagagaggctggactgatggcttgtaggcctgttgtaaggcaggcccTCACCAGACAttaccagcaacaacgtcgcctatgggcacaaacccaccatcgctggaccagacaggactggcaaaaggtgctcgtcactgatgagtcacggttttgtctcaccaggggcgatggtcagatttgcgttatcattgaaggaatgagcgttacaccgaggcctgtactctagagcgggatcgatttggaggtggaaggtCCATCATGTGTGTCACAGCATCGTCGGACTGCGCTTGTCGTCatagcaggcaatctcaacgctgtgcgttacagggaaaacatcctcctctctcatgtggtacccttcctgcaggctcatcctgacatgaccctccagcatgacaatgccaccagccatactgctcgttctgtgcgtgatttcctgcaagacaggaatgtcagtgttctgccatggccagcgaagattccagatctcaatcccattgagcacgtctgggacctgtctgggacctgttggatcggaggatgagagctagggccattccccccaatatcctggaacttgcaggtgccttggtggaagagtggggtaacatctcacagcaagaacgggcaaatctggtgcagtccatgaggaggagatgcactgcagtacttaatgcggctggtggccacaccagatactgactgttacttttgattttgaccccccctctttgttcaggaacacattattccatttctgttattcTCAGCTGTTGAATCTTgttgtgttcatacaaatatttacacatgttaagttagcTGAAAACAAACACAGtttacagtgagaggacgtttcttttttgctaagTAAATTGACAAAAGCTTTGAATTAGGTTACAGTCAGATAATAAGCAAGCAAGACTGGATAAAACCAGGTAAATATTTAATTCTACAGGATCTGATTGCTCTGTACTCACTGGTCATAGTGGTGGTACTTTGTGTGGTGGTTAGTTGTCTGACAGTGATGTGAACAGGCATCATAAGGTCTCCCACTCCACACCTGTACCAGCCAGTGTTCTCCATCTTCAGACCACTCATAGTCACCTTTAAGACGTTTCCTCTGGTGGTATCAGTGCTCTGCTGTATGTTCACTGATGTTCCATCTATAGTCCCATAATTCCCCCACACACAGGAGCGAATGCCAACAATTCTGCACCACCACTTGCTATTTCCAGTGCCAATATAGTAACAATTTACAATGACACTCCCTCCTTCAACTCCAGTCACCTCCTGTTGGTCCACATAGAGTTCTGGAGTACCTGAACACAGAGGTACAGACACCAAAGAAGGTCCTGAGTGATCAAGTGTTTTTTTGTAATAACTGACCACAGATATCATAATGATGATATGATGTATAGAGAACAGAAAGTAAACATACCAACATTCCTCATGTCAACTTGAACAATAGTGATACCAGTAAATGAAACCAGAACACCAGTCATGTAACCATATGGAAGAGTTGCAGGGATCTTACCTGGAGTGACAGATAGGTGGAACCATTCTGTCCAGACATCTTGTCCACCATTGACCTCAACAGCACAATAGTAACGTCCAGAGTCCTCTGGCTCCAGATCAGTCATGGTCAGAGTGATATTTTGCTGGTTGATGTCACAGATTGAGGAATTATCTGTGCTCTTAGGAAAGTCAGCGTGTACAACAGGGGAGCAACCATACAAATGATTTCCTTTACACAAGTATTTCACATGGGTTTTGTATGTCTGAACATAGTGACATGGGATGGTGGTGGAGCTTCCTGTCTTCACAGACACACGATAAGCAACTGTAGACACAACAGAAAACACATTCATTTGGAATTCAACCAAGTTCTCACAGCAGAAAAAGTATATCACATCTGGACTATAACACACATAATACAGGAAGTGTTATTGATAAGACAAACTGCTGCTGCTTCTGTCTTCAGAGTTCCAACATTTGTCCCAGTCCCTGACCTCAACTTCAGCACTTCATAGAAACATGTTACCCTTACCTGAGAGTCTGAAGATGagtaggaggatggagagggagagatgagaagcCATTTCTGGGTCTGTGTCTCCGTATGTTATAGGGAACCAATGCACAATGTGTGTGTCAAGGACCAAGGAACCAAAGAGAATGACTGCACTTCCTAATAACTATCTTCAACTCTCTTCCTGCTTCTGTTTGAGTGTATATGCCCCCCTCAGTGGCAGATAAGAGTAGTCCATAAAAGGTAGTAATTTCTAACCTACTTTTCAACAGAGTAGAATTCTATTGGTGGGGGCAGACCACGAGACATTTTCCAATCACCCGTGAACAGAATGGTTAGCAGTACCGGGGGATCCGTGACAACTTCAGAACAAACGACCttttaatttatttataaatatctgttgttccatgtagtgaatctgttattcattgCGTTTCTATTGGCTGATAGCACtaatgccccccccaaaaatgtaatatgTTGAGttgtcttaaaattctaaatcaaatagctaaatgatccttggtttgACCATCTTGTACATGCCCTCCGGCatttagttgtacaactgactaggtacccccctttccctttctaccCCGGTTTAGATCTGGCTTAGACTAGAGGataacagatacagttgaagtcggaagtttacatacaccttagccaaatacatttaaactcagattttcacaattcctgacatttaatcctagtaaaaattccctttcttagttaagatcaccactttattttaagaatgtgaaatgtcagaataatagtagagagaataatttttttcagcttttatttctttcatcacattcccagtgggtcagaagtttacatacattcatttagtatttggtagcattgcgttttaattgtttaacttgggtcaaatgtttcgggtaagctaccacaagcttcccacaataagttgggtgaattttggcccattcctcctgacagagctggtgtaactgagtcaggtttgtaggcctctatgctcgaacacgctttttcagttctgcccacacattttctataggattgaggtcagggccttgtgaTGGCCTCACCagtcaataccttgactttgctgtccttaagccattttgccaacactttggaagtatgcttggcatcattttccatttggaagacccatttacgatcaagctttaacttcctgactgatgtcttgacgatgttgcttcaatatatccacataattttcctacctcatgattccatctattttgtgaagtgcagcaggccctcctgcagcaaagaaaccccacaacatgatgctgccaaccccctgcttcacggttgggatgttgttcttcagcttgcaagcctccccctttttactccaaacataacgatggtcattatggccaaacaactctatttctgtttcatcagaccagaggacatttctccaaaaagtacaatctttgtccccatgtgcagttgcaaaccgtagtctggcttttttatggaggttttggagcagtgacttcttccttgctgagcggcctttcaggttatgtcgatataggactcgttttactgtggatatagatacttttgtacgtttcctccagcatcttcacaaggtcctttgctgttgttctgggattgagttgcagtttctgcaccaaagtacgttcatctctaggagaaagaagttcttcctgagcggtatgacggctgtgtggtcccatgatgtttatacttgcgtactattgtttgtacagatgaacgtggtaccttcagccgtttggaaattgctcccagacgtggaggtctaaaaaaaatgtctgaggtcttggttgatttcttttgattttcccatgatgtcaagcaaagaggcactgagtttgaaggtaggccttgaaatacatccacaggtacacctccaattgactcaaattatgtctatTAGGCTATCAAAAGCTTcttaagccatgacattttctggaattttccaagctgtttaaaggcacagtcaacttagtgtatgtaaacttctgacccactggaattgtgatacagtgaattataagtgaaataatctgtctgtaaacaattgttgttaacattacttgtgtcatgcaaagtagatgtcctaaacgacttgccaaaactatagtttgttaacaagaaatttgtgaaatggttgaaaaacaagttttaattactccaacctaagtgtatgtaaacttccgacttcaactgtaactttgTTTGTACAGCTTTTCTCCCGTTACATTTACATTcttcacatacagtgcatttgtaaagtattcagtccccttgactttttccacatttcgttatgttacagccttattctaaaattgattaaatagttgttttccccctcatcaatcgacccataatactccataatgacaaagcaaaaactggtttttagaaacttcagcaaacttattaaaaatagaaaacttAAAAGACCTTAATTACATAGTACCACTtccccgaccaaggcccttctccctcgattgctcagtttggctgggcggccagctctaggaagagtcttggtggttgcaaacttcttccatttacaaattatggaggccactgtattcttggggaccttcaatgctgcagacattttttggtacccttcccagatctgtgcctcgacacaatcctgtctcggagctctacggacaattccttcgacctcatggcttggtttttgctctggcatgcactgtcaactgtgggaccttatatagacaggtgtgtacctttccaaatcatgtccaatcatatgaatttaccgcaggtggactccaatcaagttgaagaaacatctcaaggatgttcaatggaaacaggatgcacctgagttcaattacgactctcatagcaaagggtctggatacttatgtaaataaggtgatacatttgcaaaaattgatAAAAtcttatttttgctttgtcattatggggtattgtgtgtagattgaagagaaaaatatattgaatcaattttagaataaggctgtaacttaacaaaatgtgaaaaaagtcaagggatctgaatactttccgaaggcactgtttaTATGACCAAATTATGAATGACAAGAattgtcattttgaattcagtaaagtgagtgtggaagaggtgaaaaaaatgattgttgtctatcaacaatgacaagccaccaggttcttaaaacttggatggaaaattactgaggataatagcggacgatattgcaactcctatttgccacatcttcaatttaaaccTACTACAAAGCGTGTGCCCCCAGGCCTGgaaggaagcaaaagtaattcctctacctaagaatagtaaagccccctttactggctcaaatagcagaGCAATCagtctgttaccaacccttagtaaacttctggaaaaaattgtgtttgaccagatacttTATTTTACATTAAACAAACAGACAACAGACTTTctgaaggacattcaacaagcacttcaaatcaaatgttattagtcacacgcCCTGAATACAGCACGCCCTGaatagagtgaaatgcttacttacaagccaacaatgcagttttaagaaaatacaaaaaaaagttagataagaataacaaataattaaaaacaaGCAGTAAaaaacaatagcggggctatatacagggggtaccggtacagaggcaAAGTGCGGTGGCACCGGTTTTGAGGTAATTAAGGTAAcat of Salmo salar chromosome ssa01, Ssal_v3.1, whole genome shotgun sequence contains these proteins:
- the LOC106571187 gene encoding uncharacterized protein, coding for MASHLSLSILLLIFRLSVAYRVSVKTGSSTTIPCHYVQTYKTHVKYLCKGNHLYGCSPVVHADFPKSTDNSSICDINQQNITLTMTDLEPEDSGRYYCAVEVNGGQDVWTEWFHLSVTPGTPELYVDQQEVTGVEGGSVIVNCYYIGTGNSKWWCRIVGIRSCVWGNYGTIDGTSVNIQQSTDTTRGNVLKVTMSGLKMENTGWYRCGVGDLMMPVHITVRQLTTTQSTTTMTTTQVPTTEQSSFSPTAEPVQTDNTVQGPEGGKEKDPMSYTHLLTESHTSHMESAGADNPGLGVEERIQQQAAMLQHLDIAMDRILQNLDRWERRRVPSVLIVCL